One part of the Salmo salar chromosome ssa10, Ssal_v3.1, whole genome shotgun sequence genome encodes these proteins:
- the gdi2 gene encoding rab GDP dissociation inhibitor beta, which yields MDEDYDVIVLGTGLTECILSGIMSVKGKKVLHMDRNSYYGAESASITPLEDLYKRFSLPGKPPESMGRGRDWSVDLIPKFLMANGQLVRMLLITQVTRYLDFKVIEGSFVYKKGAIYKVPVTETEALASSLMGIFEKRRFRNFLIFVANYDLNDPKTMEGVDPNKSTMRDLYKKFSLGQDVMDFTGHALALYRTDDYLDQPCINTINRIKLYSESLARYGKSPYLYPLYGLGELPQGFARLSAIYGGTYMLNKPIEEIVMENGKVVGVKSEGEIARCKQLICDPSYIMDRVSKVGQVVRIICVMSHPIKNTGDVNSCQIIIPQIQVNRKHDIYVCMISSAHNVAAQGKYVAIASSVVETNDPEKELKPALDLLEPIEQKFVSISDQYAPTDMGKDSQIFISRTYDATTHFETTCDDIKDIYERAMGTEFDFAEMERTKNDIFGDAGDQ from the exons ATGGATGAAGATTATGATGTTATCGTTCTCGGTACCGGCTTAACG GAATGCATTCTGTCTGGCATTATGTCAGTGAAGGGGAAGAAGGTGCTTCATATGGACAGGAACTCGTACTATGGAGCAGAGAGTGCTTCCATCACACCACTGGAAGAC TTGTACAAGCGCTTCAGCCTTCCAGGTAAACCTCCGGAGTCCATGGGAAGAGGTCGGGACTGGAGCGTGGACCTCATCCCAAAGTTCCTGATGGCCAATG GTCAGCTGGTGAGGATGTTGCTGATCACTCAGGTGACCCGTTACCTGGACTTCAAGGTGATCGAGGGCAGCTTCGTCTACAAGAAGGGAGCCATCTACAAAGTGCCTGTCACTGAGACAGAGGCACTGGCCTCCA GTTTGATGGGGATATTCGAGAAGAGGCGGTTTAGGAACTTCTTGATCTTCGTTGCCAACTACGACTTGAATGATCCCAAAACCATGGAGGGTGTCGACCCCAACAAGTCGACGATGCGTGACCTGTACAAGAAGTTCAGCCTGGGCCAGGATGTGATGGACTTCACTGGTCACGCCCTCGCTCTCTACAGGACAGACGA CTACCTGGATCAGCCCTGCATCAACACTATCAATAGGATCAAACTATACAGTGAGTCTCTGGCCAGATACGGCAAGAGTCCTTACCTCTACCCTCTCTACGGCCTGGGGGAGCTGCCACAAGGCTTTGCCAG GTTGAGCGCTATCTATGGTGGGACCTACATGCTGAACAAGCCCATAGAGGAGATTGTTATGGAGAATGGAAAGGTGGTGGGGGTCAAGTCAGAGGGAGAG aTAGCCCGCTGTAAGCAGCTGATCTGTGACCCCAGCTACATCATGGACAGAGTCAGCAAGGTCGGCCAAGTGGTCCGTATCATCTGTGTCATGAGCCACCCCATCAAGAACACCGGCGACGTCAACTCCTGCCAGATCATCATCCCTCAGATCCAGGTCAACAGGAAACATG ACATCTACGTGTGTATGATCTCCTCGGCCCACAACGTGGCAGCGCAGGGCAAGTACGTTGCCATCGCCAGCAGCGTAGTGGAGACTAACGACCCAGAGAAGGAACTCAAGCCAGCCCTGGATCTCCTGGAGCCCATTGAACAGAA GTTTGTGAGCATCAGTGATCAATATGCACCAACTGACATGGGAAAAGACAGCCAG ATATTTATTTCACGTACGTATGATGCAACGACCCACTTTGAGACCACCTGTGACGACATCAAGGACATCTACGAGCGTGCGATGGGCACTGAGTTTGACTTTGCAGAGATGGAGCGCACAAAGAATGACATCTTTGGAGACGCAGGTGATCAGTGA
- the LOC106561664 gene encoding transcription initiation factor TFIID subunit 3 isoform X2: protein MCESYARSLLRVSVAQICQALGWDAVQLTACDLLSDVLHRYIQQLARGCHRYSELYGRTDPVLDDVGQAFRLLGVSLSELEDYVHNLEPVGFAQQTPLFPLSKNNVLQFPQPGVGVRGNAEERKDYIPDYMPPLVSLQEEEEEALADMGTSAEAMQVPLDDTDEGMDDDEAVNDENHPVKRHLDSPDAAMGMMPTSKRPRMHPGFSPDWSMEPREPLTSLNPQRVPPGMMASHSHESLGSMSLSPEIPGPPTSFRPQPVTPGRHSDHKSHGSQGRKGPKGSSPGRPRTKSPKGVNAGGAMSGSPIRSPKSSKERKKSPGRTKSPKSPKSPKIGSGAKSGSHPQGKSEAQVLGLQRLPLSALSERMGKENIHVQSLEDHELAGFVSGKLVEPGTDNADIDDSIDTVIARACAEREPDPFAFSSGCESENDGFSPRRLTIMEPGGMPKLSLGANSMAKDLSTPLHLNAGGGPGNWTMDDSINEVIRKVNQRDPSAGQPQEESYLSSASASPPTPEPLLKMYEEKNKLVSSADIKKKLKKELKTKMKKKEKGEKPKDKERDKGKMKEKNKDKNRDKSKDSFSKESKMPWKDFGNKDELREHFQGQMPGFGSPDGSMIKIKSRAGGDGSGKKEKDKHKDKKKDKEKSKKDKDKREKGKDRQKISSLTPFSLGDMPVPFSPLTCLRIPSMLPPLPPILQDKDVKSKEKDKKKDKKEKKKKKDKDKEKEKEGKRRKREKDEKKKEKEKREKEKEKIRLEKVRVETPVTVPSPVIPRLTLRVGAGQDKILEGVPTYAEHYKGKPSRELPSDASLPDELNACYARFETSNTEVWMRATAVPDDCVITLSVANVSETFKQVYIHKTAGPDGIPGRTLLKACADQLASVFTDIFNLSLAESVIPTCFKQTTIVPVPKKAKSYQQGGREFRAAATA from the exons ATGTGCGAGAGCTATGCCCGCTCGCTGCTGCGTGTGTCCGTGGCGCAGATCTGCCAAGCGTTGGGCTGGGATGCAGTGCAGCTCACCGCCTGCGACCTGCTTTCCGATGTTCTGCACAGATATATCCAGCAGTTGGCCAGGGGTTGTCATCGATATTCGGagctct ATGGGAGAACAGACCCAGTGCTGGATGACGTAGGCCAGGCATTTAGGCTGCTGGGGGTGAGTCTATCTGAGCTGGAGGACTATGTCCACAACCTGGAGCCCGTAGGGTTCGCCCAGCAGAcgcccctcttccccctcagcaAGAACAACGTGCTGCAGTTCCCTCAGCCTGGAGTGGGGGTCCGGGGGAacgcagaggagaggaaggactaCATTCCAGATTATATGCCACCCTTGGTCTCACTACAGGAAG aagaggaggaagccctGGCTGACATGGGCACCTCTGCCGAGGCCATGCAGGTCCCGCTGGATGATACCGACGAGGGTATGGATGATGACGAGGCGGTGAACGATGAGAACcaccctgtgaagagacacctGGACAGCCCCGACGCCGCCATGGGTATGATGCCGACCTCCAAGAGGCCTCGCATGCACCCTGGCTTCAGCCCCGACTGGAGCATGGAGCCCAGGGAGCCCCTCACCTCCCTCAACCCTCAGCGTGTTCCTCCAGGCATGATGGCCTCCCACTCTCACGAAAGCCTGGGTTCAATGTCTCTGTCCCCTGAGATACCTGGGCCTCCAACGTCGTTCAGACCCCAGCCGGTGACCCCCGGGAGACACTCAGATCATAAGTCACATGGCAGTCAAGGCCGCAAAGGGCCCAAAGGCTCATCCCCCGGCAGGCCACGGACTAAGTCCCCCAAGGGGGTCAACGCTGGTGGGGCTATGTCAGGCAGCCCCATCCGCTCGCCCAAATCTTCCAAGGAAAGGAAAAAGTCCCCTGGCCGGACCAAGAGCCCTAAAAGTCCCAAGAGCCCCAAGATAGGCTCTGGAGCCAAGTCTGGGTCTCACCCCCAGGGCAAGTCGGAGGCTCAGGTCCTTGGCCTACAGAGGCTGCCCCTGTCAGCCCTCAGTGAGAGGATGGGGAAGGAGAATATCCACGTGCAAAGCCTGGAGGACCACGAGCTTGCAGGTTTCGTCTCAGGTAAACTCGTCGAACCTGGCACCGACAACGCCGATATTGATGACTCCATCGACACTGTGATCGCCAGGGCATGCGCCGAGCGGGAGCCTGACCCCTTCGCCTTCTCGTCGGGCTGCGAGTCGGAGAACGATGGCTTCTCTCCCCGGAGGCTCACTATCATGGAGCCAGGAGGAATGCCTAAGCTCTCACTGGGAGCCAACAGCATGGCTAAAGACCTGTCCACGCCACTACACCTCAACGCAGGTGGCGGCCCTGGGAACTGGACCATGGACGACTCCATCAACGAGGTCATACGCAAGGTAAACCAGCGGGATCCCTCGGCAGGACAACCCCAGGAGGAATCGTACCTCTCCTCAGCGTCCGCCTCACCCCCGACGCCAGAGCCCCTCCTCAAGATGTACGAGGAGAAGAACAAGCTTGTCTCCTCGGCTGACATCAAGAAGAAACTGAAGAAGGAGCTCAAGACAAAGATGAAGaagaaggagaaaggagagaaaccgaaagataaagagagggataaGGGGAAGATGAAAGAGAAGAACAAGGATAAGAACAGGGACAAGAGCAAAGATTCTTTCTCTAAAGAGTCCAAGATGCCATGGAAGGACTTTGGAAACAAGGATGAACTCAGGGAACACTTCCAGGGTCAGATGCCAGGGTTTGGCAGTCCGGATGGCTCCATGATCAAGATCAAGTCCCGTGCTGGAGGGGATGGCAGCGGCAAGAAGGAGAAGGACAAACACAAAGACAAGAAGAAGGACAAGGAGAAGAGCAAGAAGGACAAAGACAAGCGGGAGAAGGGCAAGGACAGACAGAAGATATCCTCCCTCACCCCGTTCAGTTTGGGTGACATGCCTGTCCCGTTCAGCCCGTTGACGTGTCTCCGCATCCCCTCGATGTTGCCCCCTCTTCCCCCCATCCTCCAGGACAAAGATGTGAAGAGCAAAGAGAAGGACAAGAAGAAAgacaagaaggagaagaagaagaagaaggataaAGACAAGGAGAAGGAAAAGGAGgggaaaaggagaaagagagaaaaagatgagaagaagaaagagaaggagaagcgAGAGAAGGAAAAAGAGAAGATCAGACTAGAAAAG GTGAGGGTGGAGACTCCAGTGACTGTCCCGTCTCCTGTCATCCCCAGGCTGACCCTGAGGGTGGGGGCTGGACAGGACAAAAT tcttgaaggagttcccacatatgctgagcactacaaagggaaacccagccgcgagctgcccagtgacgcgagcctaccagatgagctaaatgcctgttatgctcgcttcgagacaagcaacactgaagtatggatgagagcaacagctgttccggacgactgtgtgatcactctctccgtagccaatgtgagcgaGACCTTTAAGCAGGTCTACATTCACAaaaccgcagggccagacggaataccaggacgaacactactcaaagcatgcgcggaccaactggcaagtgtcttcactgacattttcaacctctccctggctgagtctgtaatacctacatgtttcaaacagaccaccatagtccctgttcccaagaaagcaaag AGTTATCAGCAAGGTGGTCGTGAATTCCGAGCCGCCGCCACCGCCTAA
- the LOC106561664 gene encoding transcription initiation factor TFIID subunit 3 isoform X1, with product MCESYARSLLRVSVAQICQALGWDAVQLTACDLLSDVLHRYIQQLARGCHRYSELYGRTDPVLDDVGQAFRLLGVSLSELEDYVHNLEPVGFAQQTPLFPLSKNNVLQFPQPGVGVRGNAEERKDYIPDYMPPLVSLQEEEEEALADMGTSAEAMQVPLDDTDEGMDDDEAVNDENHPVKRHLDSPDAAMGMMPTSKRPRMHPGFSPDWSMEPREPLTSLNPQRVPPGMMASHSHESLGSMSLSPEIPGPPTSFRPQPVTPGRHSDHKSHGSQGRKGPKGSSPGRPRTKSPKGVNAGGAMSGSPIRSPKSSKERKKSPGRTKSPKSPKSPKIGSGAKSGSHPQGKSEAQVLGLQRLPLSALSERMGKENIHVQSLEDHELAGFVSGKLVEPGTDNADIDDSIDTVIARACAEREPDPFAFSSGCESENDGFSPRRLTIMEPGGMPKLSLGANSMAKDLSTPLHLNAGGGPGNWTMDDSINEVIRKVNQRDPSAGQPQEESYLSSASASPPTPEPLLKMYEEKNKLVSSADIKKKLKKELKTKMKKKEKGEKPKDKERDKGKMKEKNKDKNRDKSKDSFSKESKMPWKDFGNKDELREHFQGQMPGFGSPDGSMIKIKSRAGGDGSGKKEKDKHKDKKKDKEKSKKDKDKREKGKDRQKISSLTPFSLGDMPVPFSPLTCLRIPSMLPPLPPILQDKDVKSKEKDKKKDKKEKKKKKDKDKEKEKEGKRRKREKDEKKKEKEKREKEKEKIRLEKVRVETPVTVPSPVIPRLTLRVGAGQDKIVISKVVVNSEPPPPPKMPAPKTPATKFGPGNRLQLPPPPPILPPIPSLASPASHLPPDSPPPAMLSPASSGKTCVRSVVTETVKTYVVCDQWGNKVWICPGCNKPDDGSPMIGCDDCDDWYHWPCVGMVSAPPEDQQWFCVKCAGKKKDKKHKKRKHKVH from the exons ATGTGCGAGAGCTATGCCCGCTCGCTGCTGCGTGTGTCCGTGGCGCAGATCTGCCAAGCGTTGGGCTGGGATGCAGTGCAGCTCACCGCCTGCGACCTGCTTTCCGATGTTCTGCACAGATATATCCAGCAGTTGGCCAGGGGTTGTCATCGATATTCGGagctct ATGGGAGAACAGACCCAGTGCTGGATGACGTAGGCCAGGCATTTAGGCTGCTGGGGGTGAGTCTATCTGAGCTGGAGGACTATGTCCACAACCTGGAGCCCGTAGGGTTCGCCCAGCAGAcgcccctcttccccctcagcaAGAACAACGTGCTGCAGTTCCCTCAGCCTGGAGTGGGGGTCCGGGGGAacgcagaggagaggaaggactaCATTCCAGATTATATGCCACCCTTGGTCTCACTACAGGAAG aagaggaggaagccctGGCTGACATGGGCACCTCTGCCGAGGCCATGCAGGTCCCGCTGGATGATACCGACGAGGGTATGGATGATGACGAGGCGGTGAACGATGAGAACcaccctgtgaagagacacctGGACAGCCCCGACGCCGCCATGGGTATGATGCCGACCTCCAAGAGGCCTCGCATGCACCCTGGCTTCAGCCCCGACTGGAGCATGGAGCCCAGGGAGCCCCTCACCTCCCTCAACCCTCAGCGTGTTCCTCCAGGCATGATGGCCTCCCACTCTCACGAAAGCCTGGGTTCAATGTCTCTGTCCCCTGAGATACCTGGGCCTCCAACGTCGTTCAGACCCCAGCCGGTGACCCCCGGGAGACACTCAGATCATAAGTCACATGGCAGTCAAGGCCGCAAAGGGCCCAAAGGCTCATCCCCCGGCAGGCCACGGACTAAGTCCCCCAAGGGGGTCAACGCTGGTGGGGCTATGTCAGGCAGCCCCATCCGCTCGCCCAAATCTTCCAAGGAAAGGAAAAAGTCCCCTGGCCGGACCAAGAGCCCTAAAAGTCCCAAGAGCCCCAAGATAGGCTCTGGAGCCAAGTCTGGGTCTCACCCCCAGGGCAAGTCGGAGGCTCAGGTCCTTGGCCTACAGAGGCTGCCCCTGTCAGCCCTCAGTGAGAGGATGGGGAAGGAGAATATCCACGTGCAAAGCCTGGAGGACCACGAGCTTGCAGGTTTCGTCTCAGGTAAACTCGTCGAACCTGGCACCGACAACGCCGATATTGATGACTCCATCGACACTGTGATCGCCAGGGCATGCGCCGAGCGGGAGCCTGACCCCTTCGCCTTCTCGTCGGGCTGCGAGTCGGAGAACGATGGCTTCTCTCCCCGGAGGCTCACTATCATGGAGCCAGGAGGAATGCCTAAGCTCTCACTGGGAGCCAACAGCATGGCTAAAGACCTGTCCACGCCACTACACCTCAACGCAGGTGGCGGCCCTGGGAACTGGACCATGGACGACTCCATCAACGAGGTCATACGCAAGGTAAACCAGCGGGATCCCTCGGCAGGACAACCCCAGGAGGAATCGTACCTCTCCTCAGCGTCCGCCTCACCCCCGACGCCAGAGCCCCTCCTCAAGATGTACGAGGAGAAGAACAAGCTTGTCTCCTCGGCTGACATCAAGAAGAAACTGAAGAAGGAGCTCAAGACAAAGATGAAGaagaaggagaaaggagagaaaccgaaagataaagagagggataaGGGGAAGATGAAAGAGAAGAACAAGGATAAGAACAGGGACAAGAGCAAAGATTCTTTCTCTAAAGAGTCCAAGATGCCATGGAAGGACTTTGGAAACAAGGATGAACTCAGGGAACACTTCCAGGGTCAGATGCCAGGGTTTGGCAGTCCGGATGGCTCCATGATCAAGATCAAGTCCCGTGCTGGAGGGGATGGCAGCGGCAAGAAGGAGAAGGACAAACACAAAGACAAGAAGAAGGACAAGGAGAAGAGCAAGAAGGACAAAGACAAGCGGGAGAAGGGCAAGGACAGACAGAAGATATCCTCCCTCACCCCGTTCAGTTTGGGTGACATGCCTGTCCCGTTCAGCCCGTTGACGTGTCTCCGCATCCCCTCGATGTTGCCCCCTCTTCCCCCCATCCTCCAGGACAAAGATGTGAAGAGCAAAGAGAAGGACAAGAAGAAAgacaagaaggagaagaagaagaagaaggataaAGACAAGGAGAAGGAAAAGGAGgggaaaaggagaaagagagaaaaagatgagaagaagaaagagaaggagaagcgAGAGAAGGAAAAAGAGAAGATCAGACTAGAAAAG GTGAGGGTGGAGACTCCAGTGACTGTCCCGTCTCCTGTCATCCCCAGGCTGACCCTGAGGGTGGGGGCTGGACAGGACAAAAT AGTTATCAGCAAGGTGGTCGTGAATTCCGAGCCGCCGCCACCGCCTAAGATGCCAGCTCCCAAGACCCCCGCCACCAAATTTGGACCCGGCAATCGCCTTCAGCTGCCGCcacctcctcccatcctccctccaaTACCCTCGTTGGCATCTCCTGcatcccatcttccccctgacaGCCCTCCCCCTGCCATGCTGTCCCCCGCATCCTCCGGCAAAACATGTGTACGCAGCGTGGTCACTGAAACTGTCAAGACATATGTG GTCTGTGATCAGTGGGGAAACAAGGTCTGGATCTGTCCAGGCTGTAACAAGCCTGACGACGGTAGTCCCATGATTGGGTGTGATGACTGTGATGACTGGTACCACTG GCCTTGTGTCGGGATGGTCTCGGCTCCTCCCGAGGACCAACAGTGGTTCTGTGTGAAGTGTGCCGGCAAGAAAAAGGACAAAAAACACAAGAAGAGGAAACACAAAGTGCATTGA